In the genome of Olsenella profusa DSM 13989, one region contains:
- a CDS encoding GNAT family N-acetyltransferase produces MSGGRVAGGSGPSHGSTLVRRPAAELLHGCVHIERQREGWVRPWRLTPHQMRALGSCQAWHPGLFRQMAAATSGICLELETDSSEVALQLRLDEEPSGTARALDYVPQTRGEGMPAPHDGLSVEVDGRRLSARMPAVGECEVRLALDDPAQAPAAGAIMQLPGLGGTHHVRVWLPLLRGCSFREVLGNGTSIEPVPQRRQLLVLGDSIAQGFVAGEPAHSWTVRVARRLGLDLVNQGISGQVFQPGTVLGLQGRVDPACIVVELGENYRYEPCRARLVARDIRSYLTEVSRLWPQVPTFALTPLWHAEDAWPSHAMSCWKEVPRLICAHALPHEQMHVVDGATLLEARTSLLADGYEHPGAQGNAQIASRLGAFITAHTERDEDLRARAVRALEGAPRRTLPLREMLRRGLGAVTYASAGCVLMTTSDGIQTLWARDRDEGRDVIATLVDAPVVVALEPALVRDIELMRGLTEVRPYSLSYYEDEPLPVDVHHPIRVLDESHLPQVCEEYLPLGFATEDELRALLRAGGMLGGFDGGRLVGFVGEHPCGSLGMLQVLRPFRRRGWGRALMAAKINEQLARGWTPWSETFPDNKASLALQRSLGLHVTPANEQCYLSAPTNPTSPSCSSRTQFVGD; encoded by the coding sequence ATGAGCGGCGGGCGGGTGGCCGGCGGGAGCGGGCCGTCCCATGGGTCCACGCTGGTGCGCCGTCCTGCGGCGGAGCTGCTCCATGGATGCGTTCACATCGAACGCCAGCGTGAGGGGTGGGTACGGCCGTGGCGCCTCACCCCTCATCAGATGCGCGCGCTGGGGAGCTGCCAGGCGTGGCACCCAGGGCTCTTTCGCCAGATGGCAGCGGCGACATCGGGCATCTGCCTGGAGCTTGAGACAGACTCCTCCGAGGTTGCTCTGCAGCTACGACTCGACGAGGAGCCTTCGGGCACCGCGCGTGCGCTTGACTACGTGCCCCAGACCCGGGGCGAGGGGATGCCCGCCCCACACGATGGCCTGAGCGTGGAGGTGGATGGGCGCCGGCTGTCCGCACGCATGCCTGCGGTGGGCGAGTGTGAGGTGCGCCTTGCCCTGGACGATCCCGCCCAGGCGCCCGCTGCAGGGGCCATCATGCAGCTGCCTGGCTTGGGGGGCACCCATCACGTACGCGTGTGGCTACCGCTGTTGCGTGGTTGCTCGTTCAGGGAGGTGCTGGGCAACGGTACCAGCATCGAGCCCGTCCCCCAGCGCAGGCAGCTGCTCGTGCTGGGGGACTCCATCGCGCAGGGATTCGTCGCGGGCGAGCCCGCGCACAGCTGGACGGTGCGTGTCGCAAGGCGCCTGGGGCTCGATCTCGTCAATCAGGGGATCAGTGGGCAGGTGTTCCAACCGGGCACGGTCCTGGGCCTGCAGGGGAGGGTCGACCCCGCCTGCATCGTGGTGGAGCTTGGCGAGAACTACCGCTACGAACCCTGCCGCGCGCGTTTGGTGGCGCGGGACATCCGTTCCTACCTGACGGAGGTCTCGCGGCTCTGGCCACAGGTGCCCACCTTTGCGCTCACGCCGCTGTGGCATGCGGAGGACGCATGGCCCTCGCATGCCATGAGCTGCTGGAAGGAGGTGCCCAGGCTCATCTGCGCCCATGCGTTGCCACACGAGCAGATGCATGTGGTGGATGGTGCCACCCTGCTCGAGGCGCGCACGTCGCTGCTGGCGGATGGCTACGAGCACCCAGGAGCGCAGGGCAACGCGCAGATCGCCTCCCGGCTGGGCGCCTTCATCACGGCGCACACGGAGCGTGACGAGGACCTGCGCGCCCGGGCGGTCCGAGCGCTTGAGGGGGCGCCCCGCAGGACGCTGCCCCTGCGCGAGATGCTGCGCCGCGGGCTGGGAGCCGTCACCTATGCGAGTGCTGGCTGCGTCCTGATGACGACGTCTGATGGCATCCAGACTCTCTGGGCACGCGACCGCGACGAGGGGCGTGACGTCATAGCCACCCTTGTGGACGCTCCCGTGGTGGTGGCGTTGGAGCCCGCGCTCGTGCGTGACATCGAGCTCATGCGGGGGCTCACGGAGGTGCGCCCCTATAGCCTCTCGTACTACGAGGACGAGCCGCTGCCCGTGGACGTGCACCATCCCATACGGGTGCTGGACGAGTCGCATCTGCCCCAGGTGTGCGAGGAGTACCTTCCGCTGGGCTTTGCCACCGAGGACGAGCTGAGGGCGCTGCTGCGTGCCGGTGGGATGCTCGGTGGCTTTGATGGTGGGAGGCTCGTGGGGTTCGTCGGCGAGCATCCTTGCGGCTCGTTGGGCATGCTGCAGGTGCTTAGGCCCTTTCGACGCAGGGGGTGGGGACGCGCCCTCATGGCTGCCAAGATCAACGAGCAGCTCGCGCGGGGCTGGACGCCTTGGAGCGAGACATTCCCGGACAACAAGGCGTCGCTCGCCCTCCAGCGCTCACTGGGCCTCCACGTGACTCCCGCCAACGAGCAGTGCTACCTGTCAGCCCCCACCAATCCCACCTCGCCGTCCTGTTCGAGTCGTACGCAATTTGTCGGCGACTGA
- a CDS encoding CaiB/BaiF CoA transferase family protein, with translation MNRSFPLEGILVIDLSRLLAGPVCGRMLADGGARVIHVERTGRGDDSRMLPPFTKDNVSEYYRIANTGKESVTLDFKDPADMELLKHMIAEADVLLENFRPGVMRRLGLDPEELVEWHPRLIVASISGFGQWGPMAEQAAYDTVVQAYSGIMDLTGYPERTAVRVGTSVSDMVAGQLGYAGIVTALYARERTGKGTTVDISMLDGTFTLLEQGLTSPEDEGAVLTRVGNRHPFCYPFDLYECADSPIYICTANDHLWRSLATALGHPEWICDPRLKGNPDRADNWEYCGDLIGAVLKTNTVAHWLKVIQEAGVPVAPVLGVEDTRRLPQIVERGMLKELGDGNVAMGTPIKYGAWNSYGSTKDAPQLDEEGDAIRAEFS, from the coding sequence ATGAACAGGTCCTTTCCGCTGGAGGGCATCCTGGTCATAGACCTCTCGCGCCTGCTGGCAGGGCCGGTGTGCGGGCGCATGCTGGCGGACGGGGGCGCCCGCGTCATCCATGTGGAGCGCACCGGCCGCGGTGACGACTCGCGCATGCTGCCGCCCTTTACCAAGGACAACGTGTCCGAGTACTATCGCATCGCCAACACGGGCAAGGAGTCCGTGACACTCGACTTCAAGGATCCTGCTGACATGGAGCTGCTCAAGCACATGATCGCCGAGGCGGACGTCCTGCTGGAGAACTTCCGCCCGGGCGTAATGAGGCGTCTAGGGCTCGACCCCGAGGAGCTCGTCGAGTGGCACCCTCGCCTCATTGTCGCCTCCATCTCGGGCTTTGGCCAGTGGGGCCCCATGGCCGAGCAGGCGGCATACGACACCGTGGTGCAGGCCTATTCCGGCATCATGGACCTGACGGGCTATCCGGAGCGCACGGCCGTGCGCGTGGGCACCTCGGTGTCCGACATGGTCGCCGGCCAGCTGGGCTATGCCGGCATCGTGACGGCGCTGTATGCCCGTGAGCGCACGGGCAAGGGGACCACCGTGGACATCTCCATGCTGGATGGCACGTTCACCCTGCTCGAGCAGGGCCTGACCTCACCCGAGGACGAGGGTGCCGTGCTCACGCGCGTGGGCAACCGGCATCCCTTCTGCTATCCCTTCGACCTCTACGAATGCGCGGACTCCCCCATCTACATCTGTACGGCCAACGACCACCTGTGGAGGTCGCTGGCGACGGCACTCGGCCACCCCGAGTGGATCTGCGACCCGCGCCTGAAGGGCAACCCCGACCGTGCGGACAACTGGGAGTACTGCGGGGACCTGATCGGCGCGGTGCTCAAGACCAACACGGTGGCACATTGGCTCAAGGTCATCCAGGAGGCCGGCGTGCCCGTCGCACCCGTGCTCGGCGTTGAGGACACGCGCCGACTCCCCCAGATCGTCGAGCGTGGGATGCTCAAGGAGCTGGGGGATGGCAACGTCGCCATGGGCACGCCCATCAAGTACGGTGCCTGGAACTCCTACGGCTCCACCAAGGATGCGCCCCAGCTCGACGAGGAGGGCGACGCCATCAGGGCGGAGTTCTCGTAG
- a CDS encoding coiled-coil domain-containing protein — protein sequence MNRSNLTRRQALRLTLSAGALAALVPQTAAFADAADDLAQTESELQDVQNQVDEVQKELDQIAADYEKLAEENSQTRNDIDATQKDIDAKEADLAEKRKSLSDRVSEAYKSGDDDMLAVLLSSTSLDELSSNIYYLSKISESDRKLIQDVKDAMDQLTQKKKDLDALNETQQQQMQEMESKQDEASDKLNSLTDQQKQLMEQRDEEMVAAAKEKAEQEAAAKAAAAAAAAANSSSNSSDGGGSSNGGGSNGRGGSNGGGNGGSASGGGNKKSGSQQRVVSACYATPSPGAGLCAMWVSQVFQNAGLGYPSGNACDMYNAWCTSASKSALKPGMIVAVSSHSSTPMGRIYGHVGIYVGGGMVMQNIGSVNTQSLDSWIAYYGDTVTPRWGWCMGIPLT from the coding sequence TTGAATCGTAGCAACCTTACGCGCAGGCAGGCACTGAGGCTCACTCTTTCCGCGGGTGCCCTTGCCGCTCTCGTGCCCCAGACTGCGGCATTCGCAGATGCGGCAGACGATCTCGCACAGACCGAGTCGGAGCTTCAGGATGTCCAGAACCAGGTGGATGAGGTCCAGAAGGAACTGGATCAGATTGCCGCCGATTACGAAAAGCTGGCCGAGGAGAACTCACAGACGCGCAACGACATCGATGCCACGCAGAAGGACATCGATGCCAAGGAGGCCGACCTTGCGGAGAAGCGCAAGAGCCTCTCGGATCGCGTGTCCGAGGCGTACAAGTCAGGCGACGATGACATGCTCGCCGTGCTGCTGAGCTCCACGAGCCTGGATGAGCTCAGTTCCAACATCTACTACCTGAGCAAGATCTCCGAGAGCGATCGCAAGCTGATCCAGGACGTCAAGGACGCCATGGATCAGCTCACCCAGAAGAAGAAGGACCTGGATGCGCTCAACGAGACGCAGCAGCAGCAGATGCAGGAGATGGAGAGCAAGCAGGACGAGGCGTCCGACAAGCTCAATAGCCTCACCGACCAGCAGAAGCAGCTGATGGAGCAGCGTGACGAGGAGATGGTCGCCGCCGCGAAGGAGAAGGCCGAGCAGGAGGCCGCCGCGAAGGCTGCCGCCGCAGCGGCGGCAGCCGCCAACAGTAGCTCCAACAGCTCTGACGGTGGCGGCTCGTCGAATGGCGGCGGCTCCAATGGCAGAGGTGGCTCCAACGGGGGCGGTAACGGTGGCTCAGCCAGTGGCGGCGGCAACAAAAAGAGCGGAAGCCAGCAGCGTGTCGTCAGCGCGTGCTACGCCACGCCCTCGCCGGGCGCGGGCCTCTGTGCCATGTGGGTGAGCCAGGTCTTCCAGAACGCCGGCCTCGGCTATCCCAGCGGCAACGCCTGCGACATGTACAACGCCTGGTGCACCAGCGCCAGCAAGTCGGCCCTCAAGCCCGGCATGATCGTTGCCGTCTCCAGCCACAGCTCTACTCCCATGGGCCGCATCTATGGCCATGTGGGCATCTACGTCGGCGGTGGCATGGTCATGCAGAACATCGGCAGCGTGAACACCCAGAGCCTCGACAGCTGGATTGCCTATTATGGCGACACGGTCACCCCACGCTGGGGTTGGTGCATGGGCATCCCACTGACCTAG
- the trhA gene encoding PAQR family membrane homeostasis protein TrhA, which translates to MADKAQIPADAGKQQARQYSTGEEIANSVSHGVGVLLSIAGLVLLVVRAVADGGGSRLAAALLMGITLIIEFLCSTLYHALVPRRAKSVFRVLDHSSIYLLIAGSYMPFALVTLSDRGGTTLAIVVLVIAVVGVLAETLLRERQPHWLSALIYLVMGWLVIFKIRDIWELMAPAGFWLLLAGGICYTVGVCFYVAKKVPYLHFVWHLFVVAGATCITLSALLYVV; encoded by the coding sequence ATGGCTGACAAGGCACAGATACCCGCAGACGCGGGCAAGCAGCAGGCGCGCCAGTACTCGACGGGCGAGGAGATTGCCAACTCCGTGTCGCATGGCGTGGGCGTGCTGCTCTCCATAGCGGGACTCGTGCTGCTCGTCGTGCGCGCCGTTGCGGACGGCGGCGGATCACGCCTGGCCGCAGCGCTGCTTATGGGCATCACGCTCATCATCGAGTTCCTCTGCTCCACGCTCTACCACGCGCTTGTGCCGCGCAGGGCCAAGTCGGTCTTCCGTGTGCTTGACCACAGCTCCATCTACCTGCTCATTGCCGGCAGCTACATGCCCTTTGCCCTCGTGACGCTCTCCGACCGTGGTGGCACCACGCTTGCCATCGTGGTGCTCGTCATCGCCGTGGTGGGCGTACTGGCCGAGACGCTTCTGCGCGAGCGGCAGCCACACTGGCTCTCTGCCCTCATCTACCTGGTCATGGGCTGGCTCGTCATCTTCAAAATCCGCGACATCTGGGAGCTCATGGCGCCCGCCGGCTTCTGGCTCCTGTTGGCGGGTGGCATCTGCTATACGGTGGGCGTGTGCTTCTATGTGGCCAAGAAGGTACCGTACCTGCACTTCGTGTGGCACCTGTTCGTGGTGGCGGGCGCCACCTGCATCACGCTCTCCGCCCTGCTGTACGTGGTCTAG
- a CDS encoding prepilin peptidase — protein sequence MDPEVACLCVPLIWLSVTDLRARRIPTACVLLVMGIHAAGCLARRNVWALAAGILWASGLFLVLLALSSLLGRHARTGPLGGGDIKLMAAMAFCLDPCRLVCALMMASALGIATWLVLRWRGQARADHTFPWGPALSVSLMIALVAP from the coding sequence ATGGATCCTGAAGTGGCGTGCCTGTGTGTGCCGCTCATATGGCTCAGCGTCACCGACCTGAGGGCCCGGCGCATACCCACTGCCTGCGTGCTGCTTGTCATGGGCATCCATGCCGCAGGCTGCCTGGCCCGTCGAAACGTGTGGGCGCTGGCAGCGGGCATCCTGTGGGCCAGCGGCCTGTTCCTCGTGCTTTTGGCCCTCTCGTCCCTACTGGGCAGGCACGCGCGCACCGGCCCCCTCGGTGGCGGGGACATCAAGCTGATGGCTGCCATGGCCTTCTGCCTGGATCCCTGCAGGCTCGTGTGCGCCCTCATGATGGCGAGCGCACTGGGCATCGCCACCTGGCTGGTGCTGCGGTGGCGCGGACAGGCGCGGGCGGACCATACCTTTCCCTGGGGGCCGGCGCTGTCCGTCTCGCTGATGATCGCACTCGTGGCCCCCTAG
- a CDS encoding deoxyguanosinetriphosphate triphosphohydrolase family protein — MSSFTNPYAPDLTGTLSPKASRQVQDQRASGTLSPFATRDASIIRRDRTHDVATPLRPAFVRDTEKIIHTPAYNRLNGKTQVFSLRADDDITRRNLHEQLVGRVARDIGAALGLNLDLIEAISLGHDIGHTPFGHAGEHFLNDAYHRRTGRWFFHNVQSVRVLDVLYGRNVSLQTLDGVICHNGEFERQVLRTSGLADLDAFDCVVESCWQHGDETISHLRPMTLEGCVVRVSDIIAYVGKDRQDAIRADLVQEDSFDDGLGGAYNAWALSALVADVVENSVGRDRIALSEEGFTELKRAKRENYEKIYGSAEVKGDVPRQVAHLFERLFEHELEALRAGDRQSAIFQHHVLPLERHLSHYGCTYDWQGDPNQTVCDFIASMTDAYFIATCGQLFPETGELFPRYGYVDGVMA, encoded by the coding sequence ATGAGCAGCTTCACCAACCCCTATGCGCCCGACCTCACGGGCACGCTTTCTCCCAAGGCATCCAGGCAGGTGCAGGATCAACGCGCGTCCGGCACGCTTTCGCCCTTTGCCACACGGGACGCCTCCATCATCCGTCGAGACCGCACGCATGACGTGGCCACGCCCCTGCGTCCCGCCTTCGTTCGCGACACCGAGAAGATCATCCACACGCCGGCCTACAACCGCCTCAATGGGAAGACGCAGGTCTTCTCGCTGCGTGCCGACGATGACATCACGCGCCGCAACCTCCACGAGCAGCTCGTGGGCAGGGTCGCGCGCGACATTGGTGCGGCGCTCGGCTTGAACCTCGACCTCATCGAAGCCATCTCCCTGGGGCACGACATCGGCCATACGCCCTTCGGCCATGCGGGCGAGCACTTCCTCAATGACGCCTATCACCGGCGTACGGGTCGCTGGTTCTTCCACAACGTGCAGAGCGTGCGCGTGCTCGACGTGCTCTACGGGCGCAACGTCTCGCTGCAGACGCTCGACGGCGTCATCTGCCACAACGGCGAGTTCGAGCGGCAGGTGCTCAGGACGAGTGGCCTGGCGGATCTTGACGCCTTCGATTGCGTGGTCGAGAGCTGCTGGCAGCATGGGGACGAGACCATCAGCCACCTGAGGCCCATGACGCTCGAGGGCTGCGTGGTGCGCGTGTCGGACATCATCGCCTACGTGGGCAAGGACCGCCAGGACGCCATCCGTGCCGACCTGGTGCAGGAGGACAGCTTCGACGACGGCCTGGGCGGCGCGTACAACGCCTGGGCACTCTCCGCCCTTGTGGCCGACGTGGTGGAGAACAGCGTGGGGAGGGATCGCATAGCGCTGAGCGAAGAAGGGTTTACCGAGCTCAAGCGCGCCAAACGCGAGAACTACGAAAAGATCTACGGCTCGGCGGAGGTCAAGGGAGACGTGCCACGGCAGGTGGCGCATCTCTTCGAGAGGCTCTTCGAGCACGAGCTCGAGGCGCTCCGGGCGGGCGACCGGCAGTCTGCCATCTTCCAGCACCACGTGCTGCCTCTCGAGCGCCACCTTTCCCACTATGGCTGCACGTACGACTGGCAGGGCGACCCCAACCAGACGGTGTGCGACTTCATCGCCTCCATGACGGACGCGTACTTCATAGCCACCTGCGGGCAGCTCTTTCCCGAGACGGGCGAGCTCTTCCCCCGCTATGGCTACGTTGATGGCGTGATGGCATAG
- a CDS encoding C69 family dipeptidase — MSCTTILVGRDASYDGSTIIARNEDSPSGRFDSKRMQVIHPADQPRHYRAKISHVELDLPEDPLRYTSVPNADDAEGIWAAAGINTANVAMTATETITSNERVLGTDPLVELVDAQGEEGTDGFAPEAPGGIGEEDMVTLVLPYIRSAREGVERLGGLLERYGTYEMNGIAFSDVNEIWWLETVGGHHWIARRVPDDCYVTMPNQLGIDDFDLDDALGDQLGFMCSPDLGMWMDEHHLDLTMDDGFFDDEDDAYASGHRVFNPRDAFGSHSDSDHVYNTPRAWSMHRVLAPHNGWDDPSTGWGPEADDLPWCMVPERKVTVEDVKCVLSLHYQGTPYDPYGAAGTPATRGRYRPIGINRTSQLAVLQIRPHRPACCRALQWMAFGSNAFNALVPLYANVDELPDYLSNTMPHQVSTGSLYWSSRLIAALADPHYGNCVQHIERYQMAVGSKGTALVHATDKEVAGRTFDDATPDLTKANEGIADMLRTETDQVLENVLYAASMGMRNGFSRSDG, encoded by the coding sequence ATGTCCTGCACCACCATCCTTGTTGGAAGGGACGCAAGCTACGACGGCTCGACCATCATCGCGCGCAACGAGGACTCCCCCTCGGGACGCTTCGACAGCAAGCGCATGCAGGTGATTCATCCCGCCGACCAGCCGCGCCACTATCGTGCGAAGATTAGCCACGTGGAGCTGGACCTCCCGGAGGACCCCCTGCGCTACACCTCCGTACCCAACGCGGACGATGCCGAGGGCATCTGGGCGGCCGCGGGCATCAACACGGCAAACGTCGCCATGACGGCAACGGAGACCATCACCTCCAACGAGCGGGTGCTCGGGACGGACCCGCTGGTGGAGCTCGTCGACGCCCAAGGCGAGGAGGGCACGGATGGCTTCGCGCCCGAGGCGCCCGGTGGCATTGGCGAGGAGGACATGGTCACGCTCGTGCTCCCCTACATCCGCTCCGCCCGCGAGGGGGTGGAGCGTCTGGGCGGCCTGCTCGAGCGCTACGGCACCTACGAGATGAACGGCATCGCGTTCTCCGACGTCAACGAGATCTGGTGGCTCGAGACCGTGGGGGGCCACCACTGGATCGCACGGCGCGTGCCCGACGACTGCTACGTGACCATGCCCAACCAGCTTGGCATCGATGACTTTGACCTCGACGATGCCCTAGGAGACCAGCTTGGGTTCATGTGCTCGCCCGACCTCGGTATGTGGATGGACGAGCACCACCTCGACCTCACGATGGACGACGGCTTCTTTGACGACGAGGACGATGCGTATGCCAGCGGGCATCGCGTCTTCAACCCGCGCGATGCCTTCGGCAGCCACTCCGACTCCGACCACGTGTACAACACGCCGCGTGCCTGGTCCATGCACCGCGTCCTGGCACCGCACAACGGCTGGGACGATCCCTCCACAGGTTGGGGACCCGAGGCGGACGACCTTCCCTGGTGCATGGTTCCGGAACGCAAGGTCACCGTTGAGGACGTCAAGTGCGTGCTCTCCCTGCACTACCAGGGCACGCCCTATGACCCCTACGGCGCTGCGGGCACGCCCGCCACGCGCGGCAGGTACCGCCCCATCGGCATCAACCGCACCAGCCAGCTGGCCGTGTTGCAGATACGGCCCCATCGGCCCGCCTGCTGCCGGGCGCTGCAGTGGATGGCCTTTGGGTCCAACGCGTTCAATGCCCTCGTCCCGCTCTATGCCAACGTGGACGAGCTGCCCGACTACCTCTCCAACACCATGCCGCATCAAGTGTCCACCGGCAGCCTCTACTGGTCCAGCCGCCTCATCGCCGCGCTTGCCGACCCACACTATGGCAACTGCGTGCAGCACATCGAGCGGTACCAGATGGCTGTGGGCTCCAAGGGCACCGCGCTCGTACACGCCACGGACAAGGAGGTCGCCGGCCGTACCTTTGATGATGCGACCCCCGACCTCACGAAGGCCAACGAGGGCATTGCCGACATGCTGCGCACGGAGACCGACCAGGTGCTCGAGAACGTGCTGTACGCCGCGAGCATGGGCATGCGCAACGGCTTCTCGCGCAGTGACGGCTAG
- a CDS encoding 3-deoxy-7-phosphoheptulonate synthase, which translates to MSMTFRRRLPIPMEIRDQMPLSPPLAQRKVAFDAAVAAIIRGEDARKLLVIGPCSADREDSVLEYMDRLARLQDEVKDVFLFVPRVYTNKPRTRGTGYKGLLHNPDPAGEPDLLEGVKAIRSMHLHVIEHTGMFTADEMLYPENHQVLLDLLSYVAVGARSVEDQEHRLVASGIGVPVGMKNPTGGSTAVMLNSIHAAQAPQTFIYRNWEVETTGNPLAHALLRGYVGKDGLNYPNYHYEYLERLADQYHADDYEHPAVIIDCNHDNSGKRPLEQGHIAEEVLDSVARSTRIAGMFRGFMMESYLEDGNQSVDGGIYGKSITDACLGWDNTERLVRSLADRL; encoded by the coding sequence ATGTCCATGACCTTCAGGCGCAGGCTCCCCATCCCCATGGAGATTCGCGACCAGATGCCGCTTTCCCCCCCGCTCGCCCAGCGCAAGGTCGCCTTTGATGCCGCTGTTGCCGCCATCATCAGGGGTGAGGATGCGCGCAAGCTCCTGGTGATCGGGCCCTGCTCTGCCGACCGCGAGGACTCCGTGCTCGAGTACATGGATCGCCTGGCCAGACTGCAGGACGAGGTCAAGGATGTGTTCCTCTTCGTGCCACGCGTGTACACCAACAAGCCGCGCACCAGGGGCACCGGCTACAAGGGACTGCTGCACAACCCCGACCCCGCCGGGGAGCCCGACCTGCTTGAGGGCGTCAAGGCCATCCGCAGCATGCACCTGCACGTGATCGAGCACACGGGCATGTTCACGGCAGACGAGATGCTCTATCCCGAGAACCACCAGGTCCTGCTCGACCTGCTCTCCTATGTGGCAGTGGGTGCCCGTTCCGTGGAGGATCAGGAGCACCGTCTGGTGGCAAGCGGCATCGGCGTGCCGGTGGGCATGAAGAACCCCACGGGCGGCTCGACGGCGGTCATGCTCAACTCCATCCATGCGGCGCAGGCGCCCCAGACCTTCATCTATCGCAACTGGGAGGTGGAGACGACGGGCAACCCGCTCGCCCATGCGCTGCTGCGCGGCTACGTGGGCAAGGACGGCCTCAACTACCCCAACTACCACTACGAGTACCTCGAGCGCCTTGCCGACCAGTACCATGCGGACGACTACGAGCATCCCGCGGTCATCATTGACTGCAACCACGACAACTCCGGCAAGCGTCCGCTCGAGCAGGGGCACATCGCGGAGGAGGTGCTGGACAGCGTGGCGCGCAGCACGCGTATTGCGGGCATGTTCCGTGGCTTCATGATGGAGTCGTACCTGGAGGACGGTAACCAGTCCGTGGACGGTGGCATATACGGCAAGTCCATCACGGATGCCTGCCTGGGCTGGGACAACACCGAGCGTCTGGTGCGCTCACTGGCTGATCGTCTGTAG